A genomic window from Bdellovibrio sp. SKB1291214 includes:
- the gloB gene encoding hydroxyacylglutathione hydrolase — protein sequence MANTRPRVELIPIFEDNYVFCLIDQDNQEVLVVDPGEASKTSQFLKDSGLKLKGVLLTHHHNDHIGGVRDLVSEHPAPIYAPKKNQTQIGAADTWVYEGQKIPLGPFEFEVIELPGHTLGHVAYWEPKLKWLFSGDVLFGLGCGRLFEGTYEQGYESLQRLKKLPSETLVYCTHEYTESNLIFCNMLSNLDNSPITGDSEELEMYANQLQSRREMDLPSVPLKLSVEMRVNPFLLAKSVSQFTYLRDLRNKQ from the coding sequence ATGGCAAACACAAGACCTCGCGTTGAGCTGATTCCAATCTTTGAAGACAATTATGTCTTCTGCTTGATTGATCAAGACAATCAAGAGGTCCTTGTCGTGGATCCCGGTGAAGCTTCTAAGACATCTCAATTTTTAAAAGATAGCGGCTTAAAACTCAAAGGTGTCCTGCTAACTCATCACCACAATGATCATATCGGCGGAGTGCGCGATTTAGTTTCTGAACACCCGGCTCCTATATATGCCCCTAAGAAAAACCAAACCCAAATTGGCGCGGCGGACACTTGGGTTTATGAAGGACAGAAAATCCCCTTGGGCCCCTTCGAGTTCGAAGTCATCGAACTTCCTGGGCACACACTGGGACATGTGGCATACTGGGAGCCGAAATTAAAATGGCTGTTTTCAGGAGACGTGCTGTTCGGCTTGGGTTGCGGTCGGTTGTTCGAAGGAACTTACGAGCAAGGATATGAGAGCCTGCAGCGACTTAAAAAGTTGCCCTCTGAAACACTCGTGTATTGCACCCACGAATACACCGAATCCAATCTGATTTTCTGTAACATGCTTTCCAACCTGGACAACTCCCCGATCACGGGAGATAGCGAAGAGTTAGAAATGTATGCGAACCAATTGCAATCCCGTCGCGAAATGGATTTACCCTCGGTGCCATTGAAACTTTCAGTTGAAATGCGGGTGAACCCATTCTTGCTTGCGAAATCAGTTTCGCAGTTCACTTATCTGCGTGATTTGCGCAACAAACAATAA
- a CDS encoding ATP-grasp domain-containing protein, translating into MLNLKILLLSRKFEIHSSRRLVEEGVSRGHTMLLWDPEWPLARLKIQPDIIIPRLGSYQFSKAVKVLAAMERQVLARFNPPLPCLINPSQNYTVARNKWFTYVALTEAGIASPPSYLITRYDETFPPLEFPMIVKKLESSKGEGVFLAHSTKEVAEIFAKTGDEELLLQEYFPEAFGTDIRAFVIGDQIKAVMKRTAQPGEFRSNLALGATGEPCELQPSESELILKTVRTLGLQVSGVDLLRTRKGSLVLEANPCPGLEGIEKYNQQNLASSIIQYAEELYGKHKTSR; encoded by the coding sequence ATGCTAAATCTCAAAATACTACTGCTCAGTCGTAAATTTGAAATTCACAGCAGCCGTCGCTTGGTCGAGGAAGGCGTTTCTCGAGGCCACACGATGTTGCTGTGGGACCCGGAATGGCCTTTGGCTCGTTTGAAAATTCAACCGGACATTATCATCCCACGCCTGGGCAGCTATCAATTTAGCAAAGCTGTGAAGGTTCTAGCAGCTATGGAACGTCAAGTTCTAGCAAGGTTCAATCCTCCCCTTCCATGCTTGATCAATCCGTCTCAAAACTACACGGTCGCTCGAAATAAATGGTTCACCTATGTGGCCCTCACAGAAGCCGGCATCGCGTCCCCACCCTCGTATTTAATCACCCGCTATGATGAGACATTTCCACCTTTGGAATTTCCCATGATTGTGAAAAAACTTGAATCCAGTAAAGGTGAAGGCGTCTTCCTTGCTCACAGTACGAAAGAAGTTGCCGAGATATTCGCCAAAACCGGTGACGAAGAATTATTGTTACAAGAATATTTTCCAGAAGCCTTCGGTACTGACATTCGTGCCTTCGTAATTGGTGATCAAATCAAAGCTGTGATGAAGCGAACAGCGCAGCCAGGAGAATTCCGTAGCAACCTAGCGTTAGGCGCCACAGGCGAGCCATGCGAACTTCAGCCCAGCGAATCAGAACTGATTTTAAAAACCGTTCGTACTTTGGGTTTGCAGGTCTCTGGTGTCGATCTATTGCGAACGCGTAAAGGCAGTCTGGTTTTAGAGGCGAACCCTTGTCCCGGCCTGGAAGGCATTGAAAAATATAATCAGCAGAATCTTGCAAGTAGCATCATTCAATATGCTGAGGAGCTTTATGGCAAACACAAGACCTCGCGTTGA
- a CDS encoding (2Fe-2S)-binding protein, with the protein MKIKVELDGRDFIEVDTEGETPSAPGRVLKVSHVGCTEFMDMMKKMRRSFGADISKWPVPEGQDHSSMLLREMVLRLRGEWQGTSAETEVCHCRNVSAHTIDQAIIAGARTPEIVTRQTSASAQCGTCRPEVHKMIQARLNQQKAS; encoded by the coding sequence ATGAAGATTAAAGTCGAACTCGACGGACGTGATTTTATCGAAGTGGATACTGAAGGAGAGACTCCTTCGGCGCCCGGACGAGTTTTGAAAGTGTCTCATGTGGGATGTACTGAATTTATGGATATGATGAAGAAAATGCGCCGCTCATTCGGTGCAGATATTTCGAAATGGCCCGTACCAGAAGGGCAAGATCACAGCAGCATGTTACTGCGTGAAATGGTTTTGCGTCTGCGTGGAGAGTGGCAAGGGACTTCGGCTGAGACAGAGGTTTGTCATTGCCGTAACGTCTCTGCGCACACAATTGATCAAGCTATTATTGCGGGAGCTCGTACTCCCGAGATCGTGACTCGTCAGACATCGGCGAGTGCTCAGTGCGGGACTTGTCGTCCTGAAGTTCACAAGATGATTCAAGCGCGTTTGAATCAGCAAAAAGCGTCTTAA
- a CDS encoding (2Fe-2S)-binding protein, producing the protein MGQKKKTEIICRCNNVSRATIEKAITDGAKTLNEIFDSTTAGVGPCGGSCRRKLAPLLDHYLRTGQFPEKIQEDLSGKGGVKDEGEKKE; encoded by the coding sequence ATGGGTCAAAAGAAGAAAACCGAAATCATCTGCCGCTGCAACAATGTGTCTCGAGCGACCATTGAGAAAGCTATTACAGATGGGGCAAAGACCCTGAACGAGATATTCGATTCCACCACCGCCGGGGTTGGACCCTGCGGGGGATCTTGCCGCCGCAAGCTCGCCCCCCTTCTTGATCACTACCTGAGAACCGGTCAATTCCCTGAAAAAATTCAGGAAGATTTATCTGGCAAGGGTGGTGTTAAGGATGAAGGCGAGAAAAAAGAATAA
- the greA gene encoding transcription elongation factor GreA — protein MSVGTNDKLPMTVRGKAMLEAELKKLLLEERPSVIAAIEEARAQGDISENAEYESAKERQSMIEGRIAEIQGKLAGAEVIDVSTIKADRVVFGAHVKAVDTESEEEVAYQIVGIDEADVKKGMISVLSPLARALIGKKVGDTVTVQSPKGDKEFEILHFEYK, from the coding sequence ATGTCTGTAGGTACAAACGACAAACTTCCAATGACAGTTCGCGGAAAAGCTATGCTTGAGGCAGAGCTTAAGAAGCTATTGTTAGAGGAAAGACCTTCTGTTATCGCGGCTATCGAAGAAGCTCGTGCGCAAGGTGATATCTCTGAAAACGCGGAGTACGAATCTGCTAAAGAGCGCCAATCCATGATCGAAGGCCGTATTGCTGAAATCCAAGGCAAATTGGCGGGTGCTGAAGTGATCGACGTATCTACTATTAAAGCAGACCGTGTTGTTTTCGGTGCACACGTAAAAGCCGTTGATACAGAATCTGAAGAAGAAGTGGCTTACCAAATCGTGGGTATTGACGAGGCTGACGTAAAGAAAGGGATGATCTCTGTTCTTTCTCCGTTGGCTCGCGCTTTGATCGGTAAAAAAGTGGGCGACACTGTAACTGTGCAAAGCCCTAAAGGTGACAAGGAATTCGAAATTCTTCACTTCGAATACAAGTAG
- a CDS encoding glycerophosphodiester phosphodiesterase — translation MYFTLLILVAIAFLAYKHFYWKADAWPVNSIKPPKYQGHRGYWKGGAQENTLASFKAAKDRGLTMVEMDVRLSKDGHVVVFHDDDLKRIAGDPRRVDELTAAELKQIANIPTLRDVLLSPDVPRFLNIELKTNKAMDRRLEEKVARVVRETDSFTRILFSTFNPLAVKELHRLLPQVPRALLATKEKDPANRWYLKLLVLGPYVHANILHLDHRYVTANELRRYIKRGVPVSFWTVNEQSRADELLANGAQSIISDTLR, via the coding sequence ATGTATTTCACTTTGCTGATTCTGGTTGCGATTGCGTTTTTAGCTTACAAGCATTTTTACTGGAAAGCGGACGCGTGGCCCGTAAATAGCATCAAGCCCCCTAAGTACCAAGGTCACCGGGGGTATTGGAAGGGGGGAGCGCAGGAAAACACGCTAGCCTCGTTTAAAGCTGCTAAAGACCGCGGCCTTACCATGGTGGAGATGGATGTGCGCTTATCCAAGGACGGCCACGTGGTGGTGTTTCACGATGATGATTTAAAGCGTATCGCAGGTGATCCACGTCGTGTGGATGAGTTAACTGCCGCAGAGTTAAAGCAAATTGCAAATATCCCGACATTGCGTGACGTTTTACTGAGCCCCGATGTTCCGCGGTTTCTAAACATTGAACTTAAAACCAACAAAGCCATGGATCGAAGGCTTGAGGAAAAAGTTGCACGCGTCGTCCGTGAAACAGATTCATTCACACGCATTCTGTTTTCAACTTTCAATCCCTTGGCAGTTAAGGAACTGCATCGCTTGTTGCCCCAAGTTCCGCGTGCCTTGCTTGCGACCAAAGAAAAAGATCCAGCGAATCGCTGGTATTTGAAGTTGCTGGTCCTTGGCCCGTACGTCCACGCGAACATTTTGCACTTGGATCATCGCTATGTGACGGCAAACGAACTTCGCAGATACATCAAGCGTGGAGTTCCCGTAAGCTTCTGGACCGTCAACGAACAATCCCGCGCCGACGAGCTATTAGCAAACGGCGCTCAAAGCATTATCTCCGACACACTCAGGTAA